The DNA sequence TTCCACAGCTGTTTGTGATGATTTGAAGAGCAAACTTATGGGGGCGACAAAACAGCTTCAAGATGTTTTAACCACAAGAACAGAGGTTCGTTTCAATAAGCAATACTTTAAATTTGATCCATTGTAACTCCTAACTATTTTTTCCCCTCACAGCATATTAAGGCTCATGAGAATAGGAAgcaaatgttttcaaagaatgcATTAAGGGAGAACCCTTTTCAGCATAATTCGAAAACTGTGACCGAACCACTCCCTTGGTCCAGTTCATCAAATGGAGCTGCGAGTCCACAACCATCAGCGTGAGTATATCCTATTTAAGTTGATGGTATAGTAACCTCACTAAACACTATTTTTACGAGGCATTGGACATGACGGCATTCTTTAATGGGCTATAAATTGTTAATAAGTTTTACGAGTATATGCCTCTGTTTGTGTTAGTGGCGAAATGTTATTGGTTTCAAGCAGACTGGTTATCTAACTGTGTTGAACACCGATTGTTGATTGTCCAAGTAATTTTGTAACATAACAAACGGCACGTGAGCATATACTATTTTTTCCCCTCTTAAGCTAGATTGGACCTAAAGACTTTCTAGCCTTATCCCAGCCCACTCCTTTACCCCCTCAGTAAATTCCCTGGgcattatatatgatcattttgttatagatttattatttaaaaatggtATGGGTAGGTTGCAAGAACATATTTGTTGGCTGGTACTTGAAACTGTGATAGCAGCTTAAGCCAGTACTGGGCCTCGTGTTTTTGCACCTTTTGAAGCGGTCATTACTATTGTTCAGAGATTCAGTACATGGTTTGCTCTGGGTCCTGGTTAAAAAGTAATTCAATTACGTGCTAGTGACATCATAAAGATTCAGTACATGCTAgtctctaaattaaaaaatcttttaaaccTCTGATGGCTTGTACACATGAACATCAGTTGTTGTGTGGTTGAGATGGCTGGATCCAATTTAGAAAGGAGTCACAATGAAACCATCTGTAAAGTACTTTCGTCATTGTATTTTGGTTTAGGTTGAAGCTTGTAGAGTAGGTTTATTTACAGTAGTCCTGTATTTCACAATTCACAAACTACCTGTGCAGAAGCCttcaagtaatttttttcttatatatggtATTTTAGTCATATATGAGATATTAATTGATGTCACATAAATTTAACGGACTTCAAGTAGTGATAGGCCTTCATGGTTCACTTACTGATAATgattcttctccctctctccccaacCAGATTGCCTGCAAATGGAGTGCAAGTTGGCAACCAACTGAGGTGTGTTTCATGCAACCCTACCACACGATCAAgtttgactctttttttttataactttgttACGCATGCAGACACAGAACACATTTGTTAgagataaaatcaaatcaaagatTTGGTTTGATTAATATCTCTAACAACATTGatacacttttttttgtttgttagcCTTTTTGAATATGTGGTGAACACGTTCTGTGTGGAAGAAATGTCCATCCCAGCTAACCTTCCTTTGGTGATCTGCGTTCTCACAAGTTTTTAGATTGTCTGATGGTGAATAACAACTTGAATTTTACCTTGCCAAGCCAGACGAAGGTTAGCTGTTGATAACACTCCATCCCAGCAGATGGAAATGTCCATGTTACAGCAGGTAGTTCCACGGCAGGAAAATTACACACAAAGTCGGGCAGTTGCTCTTCACAATGTGGAATCAACTATTTCGGAACTCAGTGGGATCTTTACACATTTGGCTACAATGGTTGCACAGCAAGGGGAACTCGCAATCAGGTTTGCTCGTTTTGCTCCAATTTGTGATGCTTGCATTTTTCATCTTACAAtctggaaattttattttgtctaTCTAGCTTTAGATGGACTAGGTATTAAAATGAAAACCACGGAAACCGTAGAACTATTTCAATTTTGCTCTCATATATCAAGTTGGCTTTCACAAGTCATATTGTATCTGATCTCCCTAGTTGATATTAGCAGGATTGATGACAACATGGATGAGTCATTGGCAAATGTTGAAGGTGCCCGTGGTGCTCTATTGAGGCATCTTAACCAAATATCATCAAATAGGTGGCTCATGATAAAGATATTCgccattttgatatttttcctcgtggtcttcattttctttgtggCATAAACGTAATTAGTGAAATCCAAAAATTTGACTTCTTGCTGGTTGGGGCATTCAGGCTTCTCCCTGCCTGTCCATCAGCTAACTCCTCGGGAATAGGTTATGCATGCGGGAGCAAGTAGCGCTTATTGTGTAGCTTTACTTGGCATTCCCACTTTACAATTTTTTGGCTGTATCTTGTAGAAGCTTGTAGCAGTGTCTAGAGAAGCAGATATACATCAGTATGTGTTTATGGATTGCGAGTGGTTGGGCTTGGAATTATATTTGGGACTCTGTAAAATTGATAAGAAGTTTTGCAATATTGTCTTGAGAGACGAGCATCACTTTTCTATTGCCTCCTTTATTAAGGATTCCGTCTCTGCAATACACTCTTGATAAAAAGGCGCATATGAGTTGAACTGTCTCCTTTCCATTCGGAGAATTGCGTCTGCAAATGCTAATAATGGTCTATGTAGGGCAGTTTAGATGTTAAATCTATCAATTTTGCTTAAGGTATTTGGGTTGGTGGCGGGTAGCGACTTGGCACCGCAAAGTGAAAGTTTTGCATCTCAGCTTTTGAAATAAAAGCAAGGATAGCAGGAAGAAACTCTTCCAATTCTTCAGTACATGGTTCCACGTGGATAAGTTTAGTGACCTATTTCAATTAAGGTTGCGTTTTGTTTTTCAggtattctgtaaatagtaatgaaaaagtaatgataaaataataaataattataaaaaaataagtaaaaaataataataaaataataaataatagaaataaaaaataataataaaatctgaGAATAATTCACTCCCCAAACTAACCACTTCAAAATCGTGTTCTTCAGATGCAAAGATTCCCTACGCCAGCCCGATTATTTTGCTTCCTAAGCCCAAGTTGATCCAGGATTGCATGGCATGGTGGGCCGGACTGAAAACTTGGTAAAACATAGCGGGGCACCACTGCATGACATATATTCTAAAGGGAAGGACTGCGACCATGTTGGTGGAGCAGTTTTCACATATGATATCGGTCCATGAGATATATCCATAAACAGTAATTTTTAAATGTTTCAGGTATGTATGAATCAAACTTTTTTGAGGCGAGGCGATCTAATGCGATAAAttaacttctatttttttttttcccacaattTCAGATAGTGGAGTGGTGTGATAGGATTGCTTCTGTGCCTTGTGTACGGGAAAGAACTTTCTTGGACGAACCTGAGTACTTCTGTTTCCCACCCAATACAAAGATGTTGGGCGACATCTTGTTGTGTTCTCCATGTGTTGTGGCTTAGGGATTGACATTACTTTCTGTGGGCTAGTGATATTTGAGTTGTGTTTTCATCGTCTGGGCACGTGAGCATAGGATCTGGCTAGCTACGGACCCTAAAGCTAGTGaacccaaataataataataataataattcaatctTCCCATTCGAATTATGAGTTGCTTTAGTAagagcttattatatataaaaattaattactatatttagGATTAGAAAGAGATAGAGGAAGATTCGCATACATGTTGTATCCGTTTAAGCGTACTGCACTATTCCAAGTTTCTAAAAGATACAGTACATGAGATGGTGGAGGAATCCACTAACGTATTTGCTGCAGACTTTTTTGCTTGGATTATTCTTTTCAACGGAATGCCTTGTACATCACTTCTCTTGTTCCCCACAAAGTAATTAGTGGAGAAATGAGCTAGGAGGAAAGAAAAGGTACGTACGTGCTAGACAATTAAGCCTGCTAATTACTTTGTATCAAGTCTTTGATCACTGCATGGATCAATGTTTAACCAATGCATGATCTGTCCTAGTtgaacatgtatatatataataaatacactTATCATCATCCGCTTTGACCCGTTAAACAGAATTCACCGGTCTGACCGACCCGGGTTTGATAAAGTTTGTGATTCTGAGCAACTGTCTGTTGCTCGCGCTAGGAAGGATATATAATCATGCTTTATCTACGAGGATATGAACTGAAAAGCTGGATATAAAGGAGAAAGTTGATTTCGTGAGTAGAGTGCAGAAAAGGTAAAAGAGCCgacttttccttcttttgcaaTATACAAGATGAGACTTTCCATGTCACTGACAATCTTTATTTGTACTAAATTTCTGAAAGAGTTAAAAAGGTCAATACATTTTCTTGGGGGGGAATACATTCTCTTTCCTATTACATCTTTACATTCACTGATTACATCTCTTGGTTTTGTGGGTGTAGGTAAGGACCCTAATTCATTACAAATTTGGTGAGATGGAAGTAGTGTAGAAAAATGAACCTTAACAAATACTCCACTAATCTTGTCTCAAATACTTCTAAACCCCAACAGAAAACAGTGAttgaaagacttttttttttttatataattttattttaacagcTGTATACTCCATTGGAAGCAAAGTTACCAATGGTagaggactatatatatatatatagagagagagagagagagagagagagagagacgtaaGAAGTCAAAAATTCCAAGTCTTGATCAAATCCATGATGATAGATTTGGCAGATGGTGCATGCATGGAAGATGCCCATTGAAAAGACTCATGGATACTGATACCATTATATAAATGTACTTTTTTCCCACTAAGCCTAAAGAACAATATATGGGCTTCTGCAGCGGCTGATAATGACGCATTAGATCCCCACTATCAAGCCAGACAAATGGGGGACAAACCCTTCATTTATTATGATAGTGCAGGAAAAGAGTAGTTGTAGTTGCAGCAAAGGAGGGTGGTGGTGTTCTTGCGGTAGGCAATTGAGCGGTGggatattgagattttcttatGACTTCTCATCATTTTGATGGACCTTGCCTGCCTTGATTTTTTCTCTGTGCGTATcaaatttgatataacatctccTTGATAATGATGCCACTGCcgagaaagaaaacaaattaaaaaaaaattaaaaattaaagaggtTTCACATTATATGTATCTTCCCAAAGTTTGCCCAGTTCATGAATTTACACCTCATATGCTGTCACTGATATGgaatcatttccttttcttttcttgaccTTTACCAAACTAAAGGTTTCATGACAATCATTTTCAAAGATATTTAACAGTTACCCAAATGATCAATTGCTTCAATATCGACAACACAGTAATTTATGAAATAGATCTTATCAGAAACATCAAACATGCATACAATAGTgcatcatataaaatcattctGAAAGCTGATTAATTATGAGAACCGTTTTACAGGCGTGCATGGTTTGCAATTTcctttttactttctttttttattagatttctgtTAGGCCTGAGGGTTAGATAACTATTTGATCTGAACCTTTGAGCTTATTAAAGTTTATTGtcaattcaaatttaaaatgatgCAAATATCCCTTTATACACTTTCAGAGATAAATGAATATCCCTTTTGTTAGGTATCCAATTCCTAATTAAGACGTCTTTGAGTTACTCAACCACAAGAATCATCGATTGCTTACTACGTAGCGTTCTAATTCTGTTAATATAGTGTCCCTTAAGTTAAGATTTCTCAAGAGTTTTTATCTCAACTTGATTTTTAAGGGTCTAAGTCATGGGAGCACGATTAGCATATAAAATGAGTCCTAGAGTATTTATTGTTGTCCATATAAATTCTTTGAGTTATATTAAATACGTAATAAATACTAGAAGAACCATTTCATAAATTTATCTCTTAAGTCTCGTTCATTTTCACAactattctcatttcatatcatctaatcagtacagttttatgtaaattttcttataaaataaaataaacaatttaatttttttaaatttttaaataaaataatattaaaaaaatatattttaataatattttatttaacttttaattttcatatactCTTATCTTATTTACGAAAACGAACGACGCCTTAGTCGGTATTAACCTCGGTATTCCCGAGTGTtactgtatttaaattttctaaCGGGTTTAGCATATCTTAACTGGGCCCCAAGCCCAAAATTCGGATAAGGCATATTCTTGGCCCCATAGCAGTGATGGCTAGACAGTCATGCTGGTGGAAATTAATGATAGCCTGtgaccagaaaaaaataaaaaacaaaacaaaacaaaaagaaaaacaaaagagttgGACTAATCGTACGTATACCAACACCACATGAATGTAAAAATAGTCAATGCTTTAAATCCAACGTAGATTTTTTTTGGGCAACTTTAGCTTAGTTTATAGTGGTAGCTATGGAGTGAGGTCATAAGACGcatcaccattatatatatatatatatatgtcagtgATTAATggtaatatttaaatgtgtattgaagatttgaaattgaaaaaaaatggtaaagCGTTGGGCATGGCCAGCAATCAACATTTTTGGTCCTGTGTTCATAATTCTACCCCACTGCTGTTTTAttcataaaccaaaataatttgGGGcattttgatcaaatggtacatatatatatatatatatataatgaatccAATTATGACAGTACTACATAATGATCTGTTTCGTGTTAGATACAAATAATTGAACTTTTAGTAAATTAACACAATTGTGGGGACTTGAAGCTAAAGCATGTCCTAGGATGCTTGTTCAGTACTGACCCATAATCAAAACAGATTCCCAGTGGGGGGAAAGtgatatattgaaaaatataccAATTGGGTAAGCAATATATAAAGATCGTAGCTTCCAGCAcacaatttttaattaatgcGATCAAGTTCTAATAGATGCTTTTTGAAGTGTGGGGAAAGCGAAATAAAtccaatcttttattttatttttaatttttttacctttccAATGGTATTTCAAACAATATTCTTTTCACTTGTGGGCATCTAGAAATTCCTTCTAATCATGATTATACGTTTAGACCCCTTTTTCCTACGTATGGAAATGGAAAGCGCACCACTACCACCCTACCATGCATGCCATCCAAATCCATCGTCATGCCGATATCATTCGGGAAATAGTGGTGGTTGCACAAAACCATCCGATCCCCAACAAATATTCAAATCGTTTTGAAATAAGCATATATGCTTATGTAGGTATGTGGTTGCATGTTTTGGGGGTAAAAAGAAAGGGGGAAAAATCGTCGATATCCGTCTCGGTGTAACTCTGATTGATTCGTTGGAGTCTTCGATGGTGACAGAGGTGGCTACGATTTGAGAGAGATGATGCCGTGATGTGCGAtttttgtgtgtttgtgtgtgtgtgtgagagagagagagtgagagtgagagagagagagagagagagagagaggggcggCACTATGAGTGTGAATTGTGAAGTGAAAtcagaaaggagaaaaaagaaacaaggaataaGAATGGTGTATTCGTGTGTTTAAACCCTAGAGTGAAAAAACGTTGTTTAAGTCAAACGGCACCGTttcctttatatattttttaaacatttagtCTCAAAACGACGCAAGTGAgtgaaacgatgtcgttttttatatatataattttttaaaaaaaaaacttttaaagcATTGATAGATTCAGCGGTTCCGTCTAGGCTCAAACCGGAACCAAATCACTGGACATCGGTTTTGGCCAAATTCAACCGCCTTCCGACCGATTCTATGCCGGTTTCAGCTGATTCCTAGCTTTGGCGGCTAGTCTGAGTTGGTCCCGTTCGGTTTTTCAATTTCTTGTACAGCCCTAGCATGCTTCATCATTTTGACACCACTGTTGCATGAGAATACTCAATTTAATTGTGTTACTATTAACATTAGGGGTGACAATTCATTTTTGCGGATCGTGTTCGTGTAATGTCAAGTTATGGATATTCGACTATATGACTCAACTCGAACCTAACTCATTAAGCTAAACGTGTCAAATCTTCAAATCCTAACACGATTCATTTAAATAACGGATCATGTCGTATCACCTATTTTAACTcgtttaattattaattagaaattaattaatacaacaTGACTtatttcaatctatttcatgtaaatgagttgaactaaTATGCATAATctatttgacctgattaacataatttcacataaaaattaaaatatgtatttattagTAGGcacaatatctaaaaataaataaatagtatatctactaataaaaaatatcgatattttttagatttgaacttataataaaattaatattaaaatattgatattaacaaatatgagtatatgTTCTAAATTATAAtcctaacaataaaaatataaacatattaaaaaaataccaacattacaatctaataacaacaaaattatgattacaaataaaaatctaaacgGATCTTAATAGGTTGGTTTCATATTAAACAAGTTAACTCGTTAATAATtcgttttataaattatattttaacggATCAATATGTTTAATCTAAATCTGTTAATATTAAATCTAAACCCATTAATTTTGCATCCAATTAGATTCACGAAGTGTATAAGATGTTTCGTCTTCTAATTATCACATATTATTCTCTCCTCAGGGTGAAAAAAAACGACCTTTAATTTTGAAAGAAGTGCTGGATCACCTACCTACCTATTGAGTcactttaattttgttttaaatggtGTTTTTAAAATTGCATGGAAAAGCGTAATCGGTGATGAAATGGATTTGATGGGTGGAATTAGATTTAGGATAATGGTCCTGTAAAATCACCAGTATGGGGGGAGAGAACCTGCATGCAAATTAACATGGGATTATTATCATTAGTCAATAGTCAGAGAAAAAGGGAGACAGGAAGCATATATATtaaggaaaaagtaaaaaaatcaaaaaatcaaaatcaagatcAAGAAACGAGTGAGAAGGCGGTGGTCCCTCCACTAATAAACGTGTTTATTAATCTCTCATGATAAGGGGAAAC is a window from the Juglans regia cultivar Chandler chromosome 7, Walnut 2.0, whole genome shotgun sequence genome containing:
- the LOC108991917 gene encoding syntaxin-31 isoform X1, whose product is MSTTYRDRTSEFRSLSQTLKKIGGVTVVNRSENDPSSSEPSVPAPSRSEFNKKASRIGLGIHETSQKIARLAQLAKRSSMFDDPIVEIQELTALIKNDITSLNVALSDLQTIQNIEMADGNYSDDRVVHSTAVCDDLKSKLMGATKQLQDVLTTRTEHIKAHENRKQMFSKNALRENPFQHNSKTVTEPLPWSSSSNGAASPQPSALPANGVQVGNQLRRRLAVDNTPSQQMEMSMLQQVVPRQENYTQSRAVALHNVESTISELSGIFTHLATMVAQQGELAISRIDDNMDESLANVEGARGALLRHLNQISSNRWLMIKIFAILIFFLVVFIFFVA
- the LOC108991917 gene encoding syntaxin-31 isoform X3; its protein translation is MSTTYRDRTSEFRSLSQTLKKIGGVTVVNRSENDPSSSEPSVPAPSRSEFNKKASRIGLGIHETSQKIARLAQLAKRSSMFDDPIVEIQELTALIKNDITSLNVALSDLQTIQNIEMADGNYSDDRVVHSTAVCDDLKSKLMGATKQLQDVLTTRTEHIKAHENRKQMFSKNALRENPFQHNSKTVTEPLPWSSSSNGAASPQPSALPANGVQVGNQLRRRLAVDNTPSQQMEMSMLQQVVPRQENYTQSRAVALHNVESTISELSGIFTHLATMVAQQGELAIRCKDSLRQPDYFAS
- the LOC108991917 gene encoding syntaxin-31 isoform X2; its protein translation is MSTTYRDRTSEFRSLSQTLKKIGGVTVVNRSENDPSSSEPSVPAPSRSEFNKKASRIGLGIHETSQKIARLAQLAKRSSMFDDPIVEIQELTALIKNDITSLNVALSDLQTIQNIEMADGNYSDDRVVHSTAVCDDLKSKLMGATKQLQDVLTTRTEHIKAHENRKQMFSKNALRENPFQHNSKTVTEPLPWSSSSNGAASPQPSALPANGVQVGNQLRRRLAVDNTPSQQMEMSMLQQVVPRQENYTQSRAVALHNVESTISELSGIFTHLATMVAQQGELAIRIDDNMDESLANVEGARGALLRHLNQISSNRWLMIKIFAILIFFLVVFIFFVA